In Plantibacter sp. PA-3-X8, one DNA window encodes the following:
- a CDS encoding DHA2 family efflux MFS transporter permease subunit, whose protein sequence is MTTETVPNPTGSVPTTGKPSDDRLPPGSKLLIGLLLVSAFVVILNETIMSVALPRLMEDLDITASSAQWLTTGFMLTMAVVIPATGFLLDRFSLRTMFITAMVLFSLGTLIAALSPGFGTLLLGRVVQASGTAIMMPLLMTTVLNVVPVSARGRTMGAISIVISVAPAVGPTVSGLILSVLDWRWMFWIVLPIAVASLVLGAVLVRNVTEPRRVRFDVLSLVLSAFAFGGLIFGLSSIGESAEGHALMPVWIPLAVGVLALLGFVLRQRGLARDDRAFMDLRTFANRSFTVSIILVAIVMMALFGSLIILPIYLQTVLQVDTLTTGLMLLPGGLTMAALAPLVGSLFDRFGPRPLVIPGAFAVSAALWLLTMLGVDSAIVMIIAVHVLLSAGLAFMFTPLLTSALGSLRPELYPHGSAIVGTVQQLAGAAGTALFITMMSTTAAARAAVGSSAVDATAAGVQAAFMCGAVLSLLAIGASFLIRRTDQAAAGVHVGH, encoded by the coding sequence ATGACGACTGAAACCGTGCCGAATCCGACCGGTTCCGTCCCGACGACCGGGAAGCCCTCGGACGACCGCCTTCCACCCGGGTCCAAGCTCCTGATCGGGCTGCTCCTGGTGTCGGCGTTCGTCGTCATCCTCAACGAGACGATCATGAGCGTCGCCCTACCGCGGCTCATGGAGGACCTCGACATCACGGCGAGTTCCGCGCAGTGGCTGACCACCGGTTTCATGCTCACCATGGCCGTCGTGATCCCCGCGACCGGGTTCCTCCTGGACCGGTTCTCCCTCCGGACGATGTTCATCACCGCGATGGTGCTGTTCAGCCTCGGCACGCTCATCGCCGCGCTGTCCCCGGGATTCGGCACCCTCCTGCTCGGTCGTGTCGTTCAGGCCAGCGGCACCGCCATCATGATGCCGCTGCTCATGACGACCGTGCTCAACGTCGTGCCGGTCTCGGCACGTGGCCGGACGATGGGTGCGATCTCGATCGTCATCTCGGTCGCGCCGGCCGTCGGGCCGACCGTCTCCGGGCTCATCCTCAGCGTGCTCGACTGGCGCTGGATGTTCTGGATCGTCCTCCCCATCGCCGTCGCCTCGCTGGTGCTCGGCGCTGTCCTCGTGCGGAACGTGACCGAGCCGCGTAGGGTCCGCTTCGACGTGCTGTCGCTCGTCCTCTCCGCCTTCGCGTTCGGTGGCCTCATCTTCGGTCTCAGCAGTATCGGCGAGTCCGCCGAGGGACACGCGCTCATGCCCGTCTGGATCCCGCTCGCGGTAGGCGTCCTGGCCCTCCTGGGGTTCGTCCTCCGGCAGCGCGGGCTGGCGCGCGACGATCGAGCGTTCATGGACCTGCGCACGTTCGCGAACCGTTCGTTCACCGTCTCGATCATCCTCGTGGCCATCGTGATGATGGCGTTGTTCGGCTCGCTGATCATCCTGCCGATCTACCTGCAGACCGTCCTCCAGGTCGACACCCTGACCACGGGCCTCATGCTGCTGCCGGGCGGCCTGACGATGGCCGCTCTGGCGCCGCTGGTCGGGTCGCTGTTCGACCGGTTCGGTCCGCGTCCGCTGGTGATCCCCGGGGCCTTCGCCGTGAGTGCTGCGCTCTGGCTGCTGACGATGCTCGGCGTCGACAGCGCCATCGTCATGATCATCGCCGTGCACGTGCTGCTGAGCGCCGGTCTCGCGTTCATGTTCACACCGCTCCTCACCTCGGCGCTCGGTTCACTGCGGCCCGAGCTCTACCCGCACGGCAGCGCCATCGTCGGCACGGTCCAGCAACTGGCCGGTGCAGCGGGGACGGCGTTGTTCATCACCATGATGTCGACCACCGCGGCGGCTCGTGCGGCGGTCGGGAGTTCCGCGGTCGACGCGACGGCAGCCGGCGTGCAGGCTGCGTTCATGTGCGGCGCCGTGCTCTCGCTGCTCGCGATCGGTGCGTCGTTCCTCATCCGGCGGACGGACCAGGCTGCGGCGGGCGTGCACGTCGGTCACTGA
- a CDS encoding NAD(P)/FAD-dependent oxidoreductase, translating to MTEVLVIGGGPVGLVSAILLAQAGVDVTVWERRLGSPSGTRAIGIHPPSLDLFEHLGVLDEIRRDAVRIDQGEAWNAGRRLGAVVFRDRPVPHPYVAALEQWRTERILRARLEAVAPGSLRTGTSCTRLTPAEDGVLVSGNDADGTVSTRAAVVVVAAGGRATVDGMQAPGPLHRYRDRYLMGDVADRSGAGSIARVHLHHRGVVESFPLPHGMRRYVVHTGYSDDQDAARPEPTASDLAALVADRTGDDVDPATNTMLSAFGVLRRRRKRVVDGRVVYLGDAAHEISPIGGQGMNLGWSDARVFAPLIARMTTGHLSTQRDVAAAVSRQQRAIRRASWQAELNMRLGRPLPGPLVGIRDLALRTALNGPAMPILADAYTMRWLR from the coding sequence ATGACCGAGGTGCTCGTCATCGGTGGCGGACCGGTCGGCCTCGTGTCGGCGATCCTGCTCGCTCAGGCCGGCGTCGACGTGACCGTCTGGGAGCGACGGCTGGGCTCCCCCTCCGGCACCCGGGCGATCGGGATCCACCCGCCGTCGCTCGACCTGTTCGAGCATCTCGGTGTCCTCGACGAGATCCGCCGCGACGCGGTCCGGATCGACCAGGGCGAAGCCTGGAACGCCGGACGACGCCTCGGGGCGGTCGTGTTCCGTGATCGGCCCGTCCCGCACCCCTACGTCGCCGCGCTCGAGCAATGGCGGACCGAACGGATCCTCCGTGCTCGACTCGAAGCCGTCGCGCCGGGATCGCTCCGGACGGGGACGAGCTGTACGCGGTTGACGCCGGCCGAGGACGGCGTCCTCGTGTCCGGCAATGACGCCGATGGAACGGTGAGCACCCGCGCAGCCGTCGTGGTCGTCGCAGCAGGAGGACGCGCCACCGTCGACGGGATGCAGGCTCCAGGCCCCCTGCATCGATACCGGGACCGGTACCTCATGGGCGACGTCGCGGATCGGAGTGGGGCAGGTTCCATCGCCAGGGTGCACCTGCACCACCGAGGGGTCGTGGAGTCCTTCCCGCTCCCCCATGGCATGCGACGATACGTCGTGCACACCGGGTACTCGGACGATCAGGATGCCGCCCGCCCGGAACCCACCGCGTCCGACCTCGCGGCCCTCGTCGCCGACCGGACCGGCGACGACGTCGATCCGGCGACGAACACCATGCTCAGCGCGTTCGGCGTGCTTCGTCGACGACGGAAGCGCGTCGTCGACGGTCGGGTCGTCTATCTGGGCGACGCCGCCCACGAGATCAGCCCGATCGGCGGCCAGGGCATGAACCTCGGCTGGTCCGACGCACGGGTCTTCGCGCCACTGATCGCCCGCATGACCACCGGGCATCTCTCGACACAGCGCGACGTGGCCGCGGCCGTCTCCCGCCAACAGCGCGCGATCCGTCGGGCCTCATGGCAGGCGGAGCTCAACATGCGCTTGGGGCGTCCGTTGCCGGGCCCGCTCGTCGGGATCCGGGACCTCGCGCTGCGAACCGCGCTCAACGGTCCCGCGATGCCGATCCTCGCCGACGCCTACACGATGCGCTGGCTGCGCTGA
- a CDS encoding class I SAM-dependent methyltransferase gives MLPDLGRRATDLLELMDDPDCDPALLDATYARFATVNRLVSGWRGLYRSRIRPLLHPSRTTTILDIGFGGGDVAVAIADWAHADHLPVQVVGIDPDERSVAFARRRYPDGPVAFRPAHSSDLVAAGEEADIVLSNHVLHHLDPAGLSSLLADSSRIARRLVLHSDLERNRLAYAVYGLATRAGRRRSFLHVDGLRSIRRSYRQEELQRVVPDDWTVERSFPMRLLLSQTVSSAADGPR, from the coding sequence ATGCTGCCCGACCTCGGCCGCCGTGCGACGGATCTCCTCGAACTGATGGACGATCCCGACTGCGATCCCGCGCTGCTGGACGCCACCTACGCCAGGTTCGCGACGGTGAACCGGCTCGTCTCGGGCTGGCGTGGTCTGTACCGGTCGCGCATCCGTCCACTCCTCCACCCGTCCCGGACCACGACGATCCTCGACATCGGCTTCGGTGGTGGCGATGTCGCCGTGGCCATCGCCGACTGGGCGCACGCCGACCACCTCCCCGTGCAGGTGGTCGGGATCGATCCCGACGAGCGGTCCGTGGCCTTCGCCCGTCGCCGGTACCCGGATGGCCCCGTCGCCTTCCGTCCGGCGCACAGCAGTGACCTCGTCGCCGCTGGCGAGGAGGCCGACATCGTCCTGTCCAACCACGTGCTCCACCACCTCGATCCCGCGGGCCTGTCGAGCCTGCTCGCCGACAGTTCACGGATCGCCAGACGACTCGTCCTGCACAGCGACCTCGAGCGCAACCGACTCGCGTACGCGGTCTACGGGCTCGCCACCCGTGCAGGACGAAGGCGTTCCTTCCTGCACGTCGACGGGCTCCGCTCGATCCGTCGCAGCTATCGCCAGGAGGAGCTGCAGCGCGTCGTGCCCGACGACTGGACCGTCGAGCGCAGCTTCCCCATGCGACTCCTGCTCTCGCAGACCGTCTCGTCGGCAGCGGACGGCCCACGATGA
- a CDS encoding type III polyketide synthase, translating into MTVSVRAIGVAVPQTILHQDEIRDVFRDQPGRTRLAQRLIGAAFDASAIDTRHTVIDAFDHEVETTTAAFYDAAQRQVLSPPTGVRNDAYIEHAPPLLLEAARRALDAAPGLSAADVTHVVTASCTGFFAPGPEYLLVRDLGLDPGTERYHLGFQGCFAAFPALRAAEAFCTADPDAVVLVVCIELCSIHLRSSDDPDVILGSSVFADGAAAAVVTGRDTGSSAPALEFDGWSTALVPDGETEMAWTIGDHGFEMVLSGAVPKLIGEHLEIALRPLLAAADDAPVSSIDRWAIHPGGRSILDRVQRGFGLDDELLAPSRTVLREYGNMSSATVLFILQRLLDGAPTDADERVCALAFGPGLTIESALLRLRAGRA; encoded by the coding sequence ATGACCGTCTCCGTGAGGGCGATCGGCGTGGCCGTTCCTCAGACCATCCTCCATCAAGACGAGATCAGGGATGTGTTCCGCGACCAACCCGGGCGGACCCGGCTCGCCCAGCGTCTCATCGGCGCCGCCTTCGACGCGTCCGCGATCGACACCAGGCACACCGTCATCGACGCCTTCGACCATGAGGTCGAGACGACCACGGCCGCCTTCTACGACGCGGCGCAGCGGCAGGTGCTCTCCCCGCCCACCGGCGTGCGGAACGACGCCTACATCGAGCACGCTCCCCCGCTGCTCCTCGAGGCCGCACGGCGGGCACTGGACGCCGCCCCCGGCCTGTCGGCGGCGGACGTCACCCACGTCGTGACCGCGTCCTGCACCGGGTTCTTCGCGCCCGGCCCGGAATACCTCCTCGTGCGCGACCTCGGGCTGGACCCGGGCACGGAGCGCTACCACCTGGGGTTCCAGGGGTGTTTCGCCGCGTTCCCCGCCCTTCGCGCCGCAGAGGCGTTCTGTACAGCCGACCCCGACGCCGTCGTCCTCGTGGTCTGCATCGAGCTCTGCTCCATCCACCTCCGTTCCTCCGACGACCCCGACGTGATCCTCGGTTCCTCGGTGTTCGCCGACGGTGCTGCGGCCGCCGTCGTGACCGGTCGGGACACCGGATCCTCCGCGCCCGCGCTCGAGTTCGACGGCTGGTCCACCGCGCTCGTGCCGGACGGCGAGACGGAGATGGCCTGGACGATCGGCGATCACGGGTTCGAGATGGTCCTGAGCGGCGCGGTGCCCAAGCTGATCGGCGAGCACCTCGAGATCGCCCTCCGCCCACTCCTCGCCGCAGCCGACGACGCCCCGGTCTCATCGATCGACCGGTGGGCGATCCATCCCGGTGGCCGGAGCATCCTCGACCGGGTCCAGCGCGGATTCGGGCTCGACGACGAACTGCTGGCTCCGTCGCGCACGGTGCTCCGCGAGTACGGCAACATGTCGAGCGCGACCGTGCTCTTCATCCTCCAGCGCCTGCTCGACGGCGCGCCGACCGATGCCGATGAACGGGTGTGCGCCCTCGCCTTCGGTCCGGGACTGACGATCGAGAGCGCGCTGCTCCGGCTCCGGGCCGGCCGAGCCTGA
- a CDS encoding UbiA family prenyltransferase — protein sequence MVRRLFASSHPGPTVAVTVLAVVLGSAVGLPPLRTALLGVVVFVGQLSIGWSNDWLDARRDRRSGRQDKPVARGDLSVSAVRAAALLAGAASIPLSASLGWASAASHLLFLVCGWAYNLGLKATAWSVVPFIVGFGALPAVVTFAAVPPIVPAAWTLAVGGLFGVAIHFTNALPDLEDDLRTGVRGLPHRLGARTAGRTAFVALGVSGVVAVLGQSGIFVGRPTAPPIVGVLGAVGVLALVVWGLVLVGTRAPDRLLFRLIIGAALLVTVVLAVAGTNLGAAEAG from the coding sequence ATGGTCCGTCGTCTGTTCGCGTCCTCGCATCCCGGGCCGACCGTCGCGGTGACCGTTCTCGCGGTCGTGCTCGGATCGGCCGTCGGCCTGCCACCCCTCCGGACGGCCCTGCTCGGCGTGGTGGTGTTCGTCGGGCAACTCTCGATCGGCTGGTCCAACGACTGGCTCGACGCCAGGCGGGATCGTCGCTCGGGACGACAGGACAAGCCGGTCGCGCGCGGCGACCTCAGCGTCTCGGCAGTCCGGGCGGCGGCGCTGCTGGCCGGTGCGGCGAGCATTCCGCTCTCGGCATCACTCGGCTGGGCGTCGGCGGCCTCGCACCTGCTGTTCCTCGTCTGCGGATGGGCCTACAACCTGGGTCTCAAGGCGACGGCCTGGTCGGTCGTCCCGTTCATCGTGGGGTTCGGCGCACTGCCCGCCGTGGTCACCTTCGCTGCCGTCCCGCCGATCGTGCCGGCCGCGTGGACGCTCGCCGTCGGTGGTCTGTTCGGTGTGGCGATCCACTTCACGAACGCCCTGCCCGATCTCGAGGACGACCTGCGGACCGGCGTCCGTGGTCTGCCGCACCGGCTCGGCGCGCGGACCGCCGGTCGGACGGCCTTCGTCGCCCTCGGCGTCTCAGGCGTGGTCGCCGTCCTCGGACAGAGTGGGATCTTCGTCGGCAGGCCGACCGCACCGCCGATCGTCGGGGTGCTGGGCGCCGTCGGTGTCCTCGCGCTCGTCGTATGGGGGCTCGTGCTCGTCGGAACCCGAGCGCCGGACCGTCTGCTGTTCCGGCTCATCATCGGGGCCGCCCTGCTCGTCACCGTGGTGCTGGCGGTGGCCGGGACGAATCTCGGTGCGGCCGAGGCCGGTTGA
- a CDS encoding lytic transglycosylase domain-containing protein — MRKPLTALSPRSRGVSRAAALGAALVIAVSVASPAAAVTPTSFRTADYPSWDDVQAAKANESTAQAEADRIVSLLDGLRDESARLGDEAVRQGAAAGEAKAAFDAQAAVADTISAQATAAASAAASSKRQAGAVIAQMTRTGGVDPTLSLVLSGAADDDLLSKLSAISKLSETSAQDLASATAASNTATALAEQATAAETERQRLSEAADASYETAQSASDAADAAVAEQQANRDRLYQQLAVLKNTTAAVEQAYAQSQEAIAAEEQRRNEATGGEGSTSAPPPDLAADPAGAKAYAQSAIGAYGWGSGEFQCLLQLWTRESSWRVNAYNESSGAYGIPQSLPGSKMASSGDDWRTNAATQINWGLNYIDSRYGSPCGAWAHSEATNWY, encoded by the coding sequence ATGCGCAAGCCGCTGACAGCCCTCTCGCCCCGCTCGAGGGGCGTCTCGCGAGCCGCCGCCCTCGGCGCCGCGCTCGTCATCGCGGTGTCGGTCGCAAGCCCGGCGGCCGCCGTGACCCCCACCTCGTTCCGGACCGCCGACTACCCGAGCTGGGACGACGTCCAGGCGGCCAAGGCGAACGAATCGACCGCGCAGGCCGAAGCCGACCGGATCGTGTCCCTCCTCGACGGACTGCGCGACGAATCCGCCCGGCTCGGCGATGAAGCCGTCCGCCAGGGTGCGGCGGCAGGTGAGGCCAAGGCGGCGTTCGACGCGCAGGCCGCCGTCGCCGACACGATCAGTGCGCAGGCGACCGCAGCAGCTTCGGCAGCGGCATCGAGCAAGCGTCAGGCCGGAGCGGTCATCGCCCAGATGACCCGCACCGGCGGTGTCGACCCGACGCTCTCCCTCGTCCTCTCCGGCGCGGCCGACGACGACCTCCTCTCCAAGCTCAGCGCGATCAGCAAGCTGAGCGAGACCTCGGCTCAAGACCTCGCGTCCGCGACCGCCGCGAGCAACACGGCGACCGCGCTCGCCGAGCAGGCGACTGCGGCCGAGACCGAACGTCAGCGACTCTCGGAGGCGGCGGACGCCAGCTACGAGACGGCGCAGTCTGCGAGCGACGCCGCCGATGCGGCGGTCGCCGAGCAGCAGGCCAACCGCGACCGGTTGTACCAGCAGCTCGCCGTCCTCAAGAACACCACCGCGGCGGTCGAACAGGCCTACGCGCAGAGCCAGGAGGCGATCGCCGCAGAAGAGCAGCGACGCAACGAGGCCACCGGTGGCGAGGGATCCACGAGCGCGCCGCCACCGGACCTCGCAGCCGACCCGGCGGGCGCGAAGGCGTACGCGCAGTCCGCCATCGGCGCCTACGGCTGGGGCAGCGGAGAATTCCAGTGCCTGCTGCAGCTCTGGACCCGGGAGTCGAGCTGGCGCGTCAACGCCTACAACGAGTCCAGCGGCGCCTACGGCATCCCGCAGTCCCTGCCCGGGAGCAAGATGGCCAGCTCCGGCGACGACTGGCGCACCAATGCGGCGACGCAGATCAACTGGGGCCTGAACTACATCGACAGCCGGTACGGCTCCCCCTGCGGCGCGTGGGCGCACTCGGAAGCGACCAACTGGTACTGA
- a CDS encoding glycoside hydrolase family 3 N-terminal domain-containing protein, whose translation MQLGRRGFLAIGASMAAGAVLGLSGCTEPGSPKPSSRPTSTTPAVADQRAAAELAAMTLEQRIASMLMLHAPGTDPGTLRAFVERYQPGGFIIMGDNVPGLAGLPAVTSALSPDPTMPLLIGIDQEGGDVRRIDEDVFAAADTLKSQPAAASEEAFRQRAVMLAGAGCTVNFGIVADETADPSSFIYDRALGTTPDASAERVAAAVRGERGAVLSTLKHFPGHGQAPGDSHSTVPTTAIGAADWAATDALPFVAGIDAGAEVVMFGHLVYSAVDAVPATLSAAWHERLRNDLGFTGVTITDDMLMLQHTGLPEYQNPSENAIRAVAAGNTMLLYVLGAEPSSTGVDPAVLVADIAAAVRSGRIPESTVADAAHRLLRVRLGLPSLRPMSR comes from the coding sequence GTGCAGCTGGGACGACGAGGGTTTCTCGCAATCGGCGCCTCGATGGCGGCGGGTGCCGTCCTCGGCCTGTCCGGGTGCACGGAGCCCGGATCCCCGAAGCCGTCGAGCCGTCCCACCAGCACGACTCCGGCTGTCGCCGACCAGCGTGCGGCCGCTGAACTCGCCGCGATGACCCTCGAGCAGCGGATCGCATCCATGTTGATGCTCCATGCCCCGGGCACCGACCCGGGCACGCTCCGGGCGTTCGTCGAGCGGTATCAGCCGGGCGGGTTCATCATCATGGGCGACAACGTGCCGGGTCTCGCGGGGCTGCCCGCGGTGACGAGCGCCCTCAGCCCCGACCCGACCATGCCGCTGCTCATCGGCATCGACCAGGAGGGCGGCGATGTCCGGCGCATCGACGAGGACGTCTTCGCCGCTGCCGACACCCTGAAGTCGCAACCGGCCGCTGCGAGCGAGGAGGCGTTCCGCCAACGCGCTGTGATGCTCGCCGGTGCCGGCTGCACCGTGAACTTCGGCATCGTCGCGGACGAGACCGCCGATCCGAGCTCCTTCATCTACGACCGTGCCCTCGGGACGACGCCGGACGCCTCGGCGGAGCGGGTTGCCGCGGCCGTCCGTGGTGAGCGGGGTGCGGTGCTCAGCACGCTGAAACACTTCCCCGGCCATGGCCAGGCGCCGGGAGACTCGCACTCGACGGTCCCGACGACCGCCATCGGTGCCGCGGACTGGGCTGCGACCGATGCCCTGCCGTTCGTCGCCGGTATCGACGCCGGGGCCGAGGTCGTGATGTTCGGCCATCTGGTCTACTCGGCGGTCGACGCCGTACCGGCGACGCTCTCGGCGGCCTGGCACGAGCGCCTCCGGAACGACCTCGGCTTCACCGGTGTCACGATCACCGACGACATGCTCATGCTGCAGCACACGGGTCTGCCGGAGTACCAGAACCCCTCGGAGAACGCGATCCGCGCCGTGGCCGCCGGCAACACGATGCTGCTCTACGTCCTCGGGGCGGAGCCGTCGTCGACCGGTGTCGATCCGGCCGTGCTCGTCGCCGACATCGCCGCCGCGGTCAGGTCCGGGAGGATTCCGGAGTCGACGGTCGCCGACGCGGCGCACCGACTGCTGCGCGTCCGGCTCGGCCTGCCGTCGCTCCGGCCGATGTCGCGCTGA
- a CDS encoding YceI family protein, whose amino-acid sequence MTDTLTIPGYKVGTWEVDATHSEVGFSIRHIMVSKVKGKFERFNATFVTPENPLETKITASAEVASINTNQADRDGHLRTGDFFDAETYPTIDFVSTGARAKGDDFLVDGDLTIKGVTKPVTFTVEFGGFATDPYGNYKFGATATTEINREDFGLTYNAALETGGVLLGNDVTITIELQAAHQA is encoded by the coding sequence ATGACCGACACCCTGACGATTCCCGGCTACAAGGTTGGCACCTGGGAGGTCGACGCCACGCACAGCGAGGTCGGCTTCAGCATCCGCCACATCATGGTCTCGAAGGTCAAGGGCAAGTTCGAGCGCTTCAACGCGACGTTCGTCACGCCGGAGAACCCCCTCGAGACGAAGATCACCGCGTCCGCCGAGGTCGCATCGATCAACACGAACCAGGCCGACCGCGACGGTCACCTCCGCACCGGCGACTTCTTCGACGCCGAGACCTACCCGACGATCGACTTCGTCTCGACCGGCGCCCGCGCCAAGGGCGACGACTTCCTGGTGGACGGCGACCTCACGATCAAGGGCGTGACCAAGCCCGTCACCTTCACCGTCGAGTTCGGCGGCTTCGCGACCGACCCCTACGGCAACTACAAGTTCGGCGCCACGGCGACCACCGAGATCAACCGCGAGGACTTCGGCCTGACCTACAACGCGGCGCTCGAGACCGGCGGCGTGCTGCTCGGCAACGACGTCACGATCACCATCGAACTGCAGGCCGCGCACCAGGCGTAG
- a CDS encoding aromatic acid exporter family protein, protein MSVVPVLRIRSRLPLLQVLKTALAAVASWIVAITIIPGQLPVFAAIAAILVVQPSVNQSFGKALERSLGVITGVILATAIGIVFGHSAWIVLLAIVISILLGWVLRLGPGSANQIPISAMLVLSIGAATPDYAVARIVETVLGAGIGLLVNVVLVAPVLLAPAKEAVTTLALACADTLDHLATSLTRANTDAELVALLQEARALKPLRDRAIAAVKEGDDSLLLNPRRSRHRDELDRQRLLLRRLEPVVTRTLGMARSVHDHDDPTLHEEPTVADIAVELTRAAHDLRLLVNGRAASDEPPTETAEIPALTAPLVIARPHPQHWILIGSLMEDLRRVRDEIVGEPT, encoded by the coding sequence ATGTCCGTCGTCCCCGTCCTGCGCATCAGATCGCGGCTGCCTCTGCTCCAGGTGCTGAAGACGGCGCTGGCCGCCGTCGCGTCCTGGATCGTCGCGATCACGATCATCCCGGGCCAGCTCCCGGTCTTCGCCGCCATCGCGGCGATCCTCGTGGTGCAGCCGAGCGTCAACCAGTCGTTCGGGAAGGCGCTCGAGCGCAGCCTCGGGGTCATCACGGGCGTCATCCTCGCGACGGCCATCGGGATCGTCTTCGGACACTCCGCCTGGATCGTGCTCCTGGCCATCGTCATCTCCATCCTGCTCGGATGGGTCCTCCGCCTCGGGCCCGGATCCGCCAACCAGATCCCGATCAGCGCGATGCTGGTGCTGTCGATCGGCGCTGCGACCCCGGACTACGCGGTCGCGCGGATCGTCGAGACCGTGCTCGGCGCGGGCATCGGACTCCTCGTCAACGTCGTCCTCGTCGCACCGGTCCTCCTCGCTCCCGCGAAGGAGGCGGTGACCACCCTCGCGCTCGCGTGCGCCGACACCCTGGACCATCTCGCCACCTCACTCACGCGTGCGAACACGGACGCGGAGCTGGTGGCGCTGCTCCAGGAGGCCCGGGCGTTGAAGCCCCTGCGAGACCGGGCGATCGCCGCGGTGAAGGAAGGTGATGACAGCCTGCTGCTCAACCCTCGTCGATCGAGGCACCGTGACGAGCTCGACCGTCAGCGCCTGCTGCTGCGTCGACTGGAGCCGGTCGTCACGAGGACGCTGGGCATGGCGCGCTCGGTGCACGATCACGACGACCCGACCCTGCATGAGGAGCCGACGGTGGCGGACATCGCCGTCGAACTGACGCGGGCGGCCCACGATCTCAGGCTGCTGGTGAACGGTCGTGCCGCGTCCGACGAGCCGCCGACCGAGACCGCGGAGATCCCGGCGCTGACCGCTCCCCTCGTGATCGCCCGCCCGCACCCCCAGCACTGGATCCTCATCGGATCACTCATGGAGGACCTCCGTCGCGTGCGCGACGAGATCGTCGGCGAGCCGACCTGA
- a CDS encoding App1 family protein codes for MEDAVQLRRQRRARRHGREAAVIPFTGYGSTSWIRVLARVVLAEPGKTTVQPQQKVRGWKSFFALSIADPTVEVEVDGQRHTVTGDRGGVVDAVVQVSLTPGWHTLRLSSEGSDPVEAPVFIVADDIEFGIVSDIDDTVMVTALPRPLVAAWNTFVLDEHARTPVPGMAVFLERTAREHPGSPIIYLSTGAWNVAPTLTRFLSRNLYPAGALLLTDWGPTHDRFFRSGREHKRNNLDRFAEDFPRLRWLLVGDDGQHDEALYRSFEERHPDRVAAVAIRQLSPGEAVLAGGRSKVGAQHEGAPWVYAGNGAELLDQLHDKL; via the coding sequence ATGGAGGACGCCGTCCAGTTGCGCCGCCAGCGTCGTGCGAGGCGGCACGGGCGCGAGGCGGCGGTCATCCCCTTCACCGGCTACGGATCGACGTCCTGGATCCGTGTCCTGGCCAGGGTCGTCCTGGCGGAACCGGGCAAGACCACCGTCCAACCGCAGCAGAAGGTGCGCGGCTGGAAGAGCTTCTTCGCGCTGAGCATCGCCGACCCGACGGTCGAGGTGGAGGTCGACGGACAGCGTCACACGGTCACGGGCGACCGGGGCGGAGTGGTCGACGCGGTGGTCCAGGTGTCACTCACCCCCGGCTGGCACACCCTCCGCCTGAGTTCGGAGGGCAGCGACCCGGTCGAAGCGCCGGTCTTCATCGTCGCCGACGACATCGAGTTCGGCATCGTGTCCGACATCGACGACACCGTGATGGTGACGGCGCTCCCCCGCCCACTCGTCGCGGCCTGGAACACCTTCGTCCTCGACGAGCACGCCAGGACACCGGTGCCCGGCATGGCGGTCTTCCTCGAGCGCACGGCCCGCGAACACCCGGGCTCCCCGATCATCTACCTCTCCACCGGCGCCTGGAACGTCGCCCCGACGCTGACCCGGTTCCTCTCGCGCAACCTCTACCCCGCCGGCGCCCTCCTCCTCACCGACTGGGGTCCGACGCACGACCGCTTCTTCCGCAGCGGTCGCGAGCACAAGCGCAACAACCTCGACCGGTTCGCCGAGGACTTCCCGCGTCTGCGGTGGCTGCTCGTCGGCGACGACGGACAGCACGACGAAGCCCTCTACCGGAGCTTCGAGGAACGCCACCCCGACCGCGTCGCCGCCGTGGCGATCCGTCAGCTCTCCCCCGGTGAGGCGGTCCTCGCCGGTGGGCGCTCGAAGGTCGGTGCCCAGCACGAGGGCGCCCCCTGGGTCTACGCGGGGAACGGCGCAGAACTGCTCGACCAGCTCCACGACAAGCTCTGA